CGAGCGCGACCGGCCGGACGGGCAGATTCTGGCGGTGCGCGGCGAGCCCTTGCCGCACAACGGTTTTGTCACGCTGTACACCGACATCACCGCCAGCCGCCGTTACGAGCAGCAGATCCAGCAGCAGAACACCGAGCTGGAGCAGCGGGTGGCCGAGCGCACCCATGAACTGCAGGCCACCAACCGGCGCCTGATCGTGGCCGACGACGCCAACCAGCGCATCACCGAGGCATTGCGGCGCAGCGAGGAAAACCTGCGCCTGATCACCGACACCGTGCCCGCGTTGATTGGCTACTTTGACCGCCAGGAGATCTACCGCTACGTCAACAAAGGCTACGCCGACTGGTTTGGCGCCGCCAAGGAGGGCATGCTGGGCCACTCCATTCGCGACGTGGTCGGCGACGAGGTCTATACCGATATTTCAAAGCATGTGCATCTGGCGCTGAAGGGCCAGCGCGTCAGCTATGAGTACGCCATGCGCCGCCCCGGCGGACGGGTGGTGTATGCGCGCAGCGAACTCGTGCCCGAGCTGGACGCCAAGGGCCGCGTGGCCGGGTGTTTTGTGCTGTCCGTCAACATCACCGACCTCAAGAATGCCCAGGCCGCGCTGGTGCATGCGCAAAAAATGGAGGCTGTCGGGCAGCTGACCGGCGGGCTGGCGCACGATTTCAACAACCTGCTGACGGTCGTGATCGGCAACCTGGTCAGCCTGCATGAGCGCTACCCCGACGACCCGGACATTGGCGAGTATGTAGCGCCTGCGCTGAAAGCCTCGCGCCGGGGTGCGTCCCTGATCAAGCGGCTGCTGGCATTTGCCCGCAAGCAGCCGCTGTCGCTGCGGTCCGTGAACATCGCCGAACTGGTCAGCGAAAGCATGATCCTGCTCAAGCGCACCTTGCCGGCGAACATCACCGTGAGCGCCACGCCGATGAACGAAGCCGTGCATGCCATCACCGACGTGCAGCAGCTTGAAAATGCCTTGCTCAACCTCGCGCTGAACGCGCGCGACGCCATGCCGGAGGGGGGAGAGTTGACCATCGGGGCAAGCTGCGTGGAGCTGGGCCTGGCGCAGGCGGCGGATTTTGACGTGGTCCCCGGTTGCTACGTGGCCCTGAGCGTGTCCGACACCGGCACCGGCATGGATGCCGCCACGCAGGCGCGCGCCTCCGAGCCTTTTTTCACCACCAAGCGCTTTGGCTCAGGAAGCGGCCTGGGGCTGTCGATGGTGTATGGCTTCGCCAAGCAGTCCGGTGGCGGCATACGCATCCAGAGTGCATTGGGCGAAGGCTGCGTGGTCACGCTGGTGTTGCCCTGCGTGGACAACGAGCTTGAGGACGAGCCGCCGCCGGACCTGCACCACCGCTTAGCCCGGCAGGGCGCGCAGCGCCCGCTGGTGCTGCTGGTGGAAGACGACCCCGACGTGCGCCGGGTGATCCGGCTGCAACTGGTTGGCCTGGGTTATCCGGTGATCGAAGCGGACCATGCGGCCGATGCCTTGCTGCTGCTGACCAGCGTGCCCACCGTGGGCATCCTGGTGTCTGACGTGGTGATGCCTGGTGGCATGGACGGACGGGCCTTGTGCGTGGCGGCCAGCCAGCGTGCGCCGCATGTGAAGGCTTTGCTGATCAGCGG
This DNA window, taken from Polaromonas hydrogenivorans, encodes the following:
- a CDS encoding PAS-domain containing protein; its protein translation is MSSHLSPDSQQIHYRHELLQAGLDLLDQGLTVIDANLNFVAWNKAFLRLLDFPESMAFVGATFESFMRYNAERGEYGPGDVEELVAERMRLARHFTPHYTERDRPDGQILAVRGEPLPHNGFVTLYTDITASRRYEQQIQQQNTELEQRVAERTHELQATNRRLIVADDANQRITEALRRSEENLRLITDTVPALIGYFDRQEIYRYVNKGYADWFGAAKEGMLGHSIRDVVGDEVYTDISKHVHLALKGQRVSYEYAMRRPGGRVVYARSELVPELDAKGRVAGCFVLSVNITDLKNAQAALVHAQKMEAVGQLTGGLAHDFNNLLTVVIGNLVSLHERYPDDPDIGEYVAPALKASRRGASLIKRLLAFARKQPLSLRSVNIAELVSESMILLKRTLPANITVSATPMNEAVHAITDVQQLENALLNLALNARDAMPEGGELTIGASCVELGLAQAADFDVVPGCYVALSVSDTGTGMDAATQARASEPFFTTKRFGSGSGLGLSMVYGFAKQSGGGIRIQSALGEGCVVTLVLPCVDNELEDEPPPDLHHRLARQGAQRPLVLLVEDDPDVRRVIRLQLVGLGYPVIEADHAADALLLLTSVPTVGILVSDVVMPGGMDGRALCVAASQRAPHVKALLISGYSDGEAASAREAAGFALLKKPFTAAELQHALDGLTA